The Lactobacillus sp. ESL0680 genome has a segment encoding these proteins:
- a CDS encoding LemA family protein: MPSLTWIILIIIVLLIAIYIAIYNGLQKAKVYTDESWSQIDVQLKRRNDLIPNLVETTKGYAKHEQETLENVVQLRNQLTNVPKDDRAQTLKVSNQISDALKSIFALQENYPDLKANQNFLKLQEELTNTENKIAYSRQLYNSSAALYDQKLLTFPSNMIARIHGFKKVDYLQASEAEKEAPKVKF, encoded by the coding sequence ATGCCATCATTAACTTGGATAATTCTAATTATCATTGTCTTATTAATCGCTATCTATATTGCTATCTACAATGGTCTTCAAAAAGCCAAAGTTTATACAGATGAATCATGGAGCCAAATCGATGTCCAATTAAAGCGGCGCAACGACCTAATTCCTAACTTAGTTGAAACCACCAAGGGTTACGCTAAGCATGAACAAGAAACTTTAGAAAATGTTGTGCAGCTGCGCAATCAGTTAACTAACGTTCCTAAAGATGACCGCGCCCAAACTTTAAAGGTTTCTAACCAAATATCTGATGCTTTAAAGTCAATTTTTGCTTTGCAAGAAAACTATCCTGACCTGAAGGCCAACCAAAATTTCTTGAAATTACAAGAAGAATTGACCAATACTGAGAATAAGATTGCTTACTCACGTCAGCTCTACAATTCATCAGCAGCCCTTTACGACCAAAAGCTGCTTACTTTCCCATCAAATATGATTGCACGGATCCACGGCTTTAAGAAGGTTGACTACTTACAAGCCAGTGAAGCCGAAAAAGAAGCACCTAAGGTTAAATTTTAA
- a CDS encoding SLC13 family permease, with protein MTVLKKIFSDRILQITAIVTIISLFFARPRLGDINLHTIFSVAAMLIIIQIYAYLHVLDVLAYKLTSIADNTRKLNILFTLLAIIAGMFLGNDITALTLIPLYLNIAKRYDLPQILPVTLIGMGANIGAAFTPWGNPHNIFLVSKYSVNALTFFSWSLPYLLSALVITFIIFHFIPSKQIPVQETKQINISIRPTIITTIVFAFFFLGVFKVVNVAWPMLAAIVLALLINPRILLKVDFALLLTFTCFFIFISDIQQIPIIVTIIHTMINSESSTYFTSILSSQIISNVPATILVGKFTPYAKALFLGTNIGGFGSPIGSMANMLVLKTFMQNGTVPRNEFFKKWSVMQFIGLFILMIIGWLLLLI; from the coding sequence ATGACCGTCTTAAAGAAAATTTTTAGTGATAGAATCTTGCAGATTACTGCTATAGTCACAATTATAAGTCTTTTTTTTGCTAGACCGCGACTTGGAGATATCAACTTGCATACTATATTTTCAGTCGCTGCGATGCTAATTATCATTCAAATCTACGCGTACCTGCACGTACTTGATGTACTTGCATACAAATTAACTAGTATCGCTGACAATACACGTAAACTGAATATTCTGTTCACACTTTTAGCAATTATCGCTGGGATGTTTCTGGGTAATGATATAACAGCGCTTACATTAATTCCACTTTATCTTAACATTGCTAAAAGATATGACTTACCGCAAATTTTGCCCGTTACTTTAATCGGAATGGGGGCAAATATCGGTGCGGCATTTACGCCTTGGGGTAATCCACACAATATTTTTCTGGTTAGCAAATATTCAGTCAATGCTCTGACCTTCTTCTCATGGTCACTGCCATATTTGCTTAGTGCATTGGTGATTACATTCATTATTTTTCACTTTATCCCGAGTAAGCAAATTCCTGTTCAAGAAACAAAGCAAATTAATATCAGTATTCGGCCAACCATAATAACGACCATTGTGTTCGCCTTCTTCTTTTTGGGTGTCTTCAAAGTTGTCAATGTTGCTTGGCCAATGCTGGCGGCAATTGTTCTTGCGCTTTTGATTAATCCGCGCATTTTACTTAAAGTCGATTTTGCCTTGCTGCTTACATTTACCTGCTTCTTTATCTTTATTAGCGATATTCAGCAGATTCCAATCATTGTCACGATTATTCATACAATGATTAATTCAGAAAGCTCAACTTACTTTACGTCAATCTTATCCAGCCAAATTATCAGTAATGTGCCGGCCACAATCCTTGTTGGTAAGTTCACGCCATATGCCAAAGCACTCTTCTTAGGAACGAATATCGGCGGTTTCGGCTCACCTATCGGCTCAATGGCCAATATGCTGGTTCTCAAAACCTTCATGCAAAACGGAACTGTCCCTAGGAACGAATTCTTCAAAAAATGGAGCGTTATGCAGTTTATTGGCTTATTTATCCTGATGATTATTGGTTGGCTATTATTGCTTATTTAG
- a CDS encoding iron-sulfur cluster biosynthesis family protein → MSNSETIEMNIKPEAAARIKSHVKQGQIVLLALNDGSNQYSKIGGTCTIGANFQFVILDQKDPEFSITINNNAGLSLFTSPAEMQYLDNNLVISEKNATMSLADDSGVIDGAVSINEYQPSAVTKKDLEEGKIC, encoded by the coding sequence ATGAGTAATTCTGAAACAATTGAAATGAATATAAAGCCTGAAGCTGCAGCCAGAATTAAGAGCCACGTTAAGCAAGGCCAAATTGTACTGTTGGCGCTGAATGACGGTTCTAACCAATATTCTAAGATTGGCGGTACTTGTACCATTGGGGCTAACTTTCAATTTGTGATTTTGGATCAAAAAGACCCCGAATTTTCAATTACAATTAATAATAATGCCGGCTTGAGTTTATTTACTAGCCCTGCAGAAATGCAGTATTTAGATAATAACTTAGTTATCTCTGAAAAAAATGCCACAATGAGTTTGGCAGATGACAGCGGTGTGATTGATGGCGCGGTTTCAATTAACGAATATCAGCCGTCAGCAGTAACTAAAAAGGACCTAGAGGAAGGCAAAATCTGTTAA
- a CDS encoding HNH endonuclease signature motif containing protein, whose amino-acid sequence MKFQCSSCGLRMNSVHFKQQGLMNPKLTSICDICLQRGQDAKDFANSAVQIFAQGLLYTFVGQSASDREHDFLVSKKEYRKRYEAFIQDYDGNSLAQQQLSRNDFNAAVIASETGENNFVPQLDLTFADNLTQLGLKVDFQLNEVDYIDRERIRAKYHYRCQYCGRRGRSVDHKDPVSLSHNNDLDNLILSCQECNRIKSNMPFKLFTQLNDQISQINQKLVKYENALATLKGEFEERRRKLAATMHLKGVVNDPELNEMRKQNKKLQDAIDSLESDYRDLCNLREQHFITGWKLVEEQKKTDII is encoded by the coding sequence GTGAAATTTCAATGTAGCAGCTGCGGCTTACGGATGAACTCCGTGCATTTCAAGCAGCAGGGTTTGATGAACCCTAAATTAACGAGTATCTGTGATATTTGCTTGCAAAGAGGACAAGATGCTAAAGATTTTGCTAATTCAGCGGTGCAGATTTTTGCGCAAGGGCTGCTCTATACCTTTGTGGGTCAATCAGCAAGTGATCGTGAACATGACTTTCTGGTAAGTAAAAAGGAATACCGCAAGCGTTATGAGGCCTTTATTCAGGATTATGACGGCAATAGTTTAGCCCAGCAGCAATTATCCCGCAATGATTTTAACGCGGCAGTTATCGCCAGTGAAACTGGTGAAAATAACTTTGTGCCTCAGCTTGATTTAACTTTTGCAGATAATTTGACGCAATTGGGGTTAAAAGTTGATTTTCAATTAAATGAAGTTGATTACATTGACCGTGAACGTATTCGAGCCAAGTACCATTATCGCTGCCAGTATTGCGGTCGGCGCGGCCGCAGCGTTGACCATAAGGATCCAGTGTCACTCTCGCATAATAATGACTTAGATAATTTGATCTTGTCGTGTCAGGAATGTAATCGGATCAAGTCTAATATGCCGTTTAAATTATTTACGCAGCTAAACGACCAGATTTCTCAGATTAATCAGAAGTTAGTTAAGTATGAGAATGCATTAGCAACTTTGAAGGGTGAATTTGAAGAGCGGAGACGTAAATTGGCGGCAACCATGCATCTTAAGGGTGTTGTTAATGATCCGGAACTGAATGAGATGCGCAAGCAAAATAAAAAGCTGCAGGATGCCATCGATAGCTTGGAGAGCGATTATCGTGACTTGTGTAATTTACGTGAGCAGCACTTTATTACTGGCTGGAAATTAGTTGAGGAACAGAAAAAAACTGATATTATTTAG